AGGCGCGGCGCAGATCGGCCTCCAGTTCGAAGCGGCCCGAGCCGACCGTCTTGAAGGACGGCCTGAACGGCTCGATCCGGTCGCCGCCGAGACGCTTGGCCTCGTACATGGCCAACTCGGCTTCCTTCAACAGTTCTTCGGCGCCGGCACCTTCGGTCCAGCCCGTCAGTCCGATCGATCCCGTCAGCCCGATCTCCGTATCGGTGAAACCGATCGGCGCGCGGATGACGCCGCGCAGGAACTCGGCGAAGGCCGCTACCTCGGCGATATCGGTGCGCGAGTTGAGGATGATGGCGAACCGGTCTGCGTCGAGCCGCGCAAGGGAGTCCTGCGGTTTCAGGACACGCCGCAGCCGCCGTGCGACCGTCAAAAGCACGGTGTCGCCGGTTACGACGCCATAGGCTTCGTTGATGCGGCCGAAATCGTCGAGGTCGATGACGAAGACGGTGGGGCGCATGTCGATCTGGCTGCCGATCAGCGCGGCCAGGGCATCCAGCCGGTCCAGCAGCAATTCGCGGTTGGGCAGCCCGGTCAACTGGTCGTGCAGCGCGTCATGCAGCAGCCGTTCCTCCGACTTGCGGCGGCCTGTGACGTCCTTCAGGGTACCGACGCAACGCACGACCTCGCCGTCGCTGCCGAGCACCGGGCGCGAATGCAGGTTCATCCAGTGGTAATGGCCGTCATCGCCACGGACACGGAAATCCTGCGAGATGCGCCCGCGCCGATGCTCGATGACGGCGTCCAGCGTGGCCTTGAACCTGTCCCTGTCGTCGGGATGCAGAATGGGCAGCCAGTCGCGCGCGGGCCCGTTCATGGTGCGGATGGGAAGGCCCGCCGATTCTTCGGCCTCCGCGCCGACATAGATGCGGTCACGCGTGACGTCCCAATCCCAGATGGCGTCGCCGGTGCCCGACAGCGCCAGCGAACGTCGCTCCATGTCCGATATGGGCCCAGCGGAAACGGTCCCGCCGGCGAATGCGTGCTGCATGACGGTAAAGCCGAACAGCAGCACAATCAGCACCAGCCCGCCGCCGAGGGCCGACTGCACGATATCGTTGTCGATACGCCCCTGTACGGTCATGGCGGCGGCGACGAGCCACCCGCAGACGAGCGCCCAGGTTGGAATCAGCATCACGGCCCTGTCGTAACCCTTGATCGCCAGCGCTAGGATAAGAACCGCACCGATGGCGGCGATGGCCACCATGGACATGCGGGCGACGCCCGATGCGACGGCCGGCTCGAATGCCGCCAGCACGCCGAGGCCACCGAGGCCGCACAGCCATATCACCGTGAATGCGGAGAGCGCGCGATGCCATCGGTTGAGGTTCAGATAGGCGTAGAGGAAAACAACCAGCGTGAAGGCGATCGCCACCTCCGTACCGGCACGCCATAATCGCTCCTGTCCCGGCTGGATGGGCACCAGCTTCTGCCAGAAGTCGAAGTCGATGCAGATATAGGCCAACACCGCCCAGGCCAGGGCCGCCGTGGCCGGGAAGACGGCAGAGCCCTTCACCACGAAGAGGATGGTCAGGAAAACGGCGAGCAGGCCTGCGATGCCCAACACGATGCCGCGATAGAGGGTGAACGCGTTGACGGTATCCTTGTAGGCGTTCGGCTCCCACAGGCGGATTTCCGGCAACCTGTCGGACGACAGTTCGGCAACGAAGGTGATGACCGATCCGGGGTCCAGCGTCACCAGGAACAGGTCCGCCTCCGAGCTTTCCTGCCGATCGAGCGCGAAGCCCTCCGACGGCGTGATGGCGGCGATGCGGCGGGAGCCGAGATCGGGCCATACGACGCCCGAACCGGCCAGCTTGAAATGCGGCGCCACCACCAGCCTGTCGATCTGCGTGTCGGCATTGTTGGCGAGCGAAAAGACGGCCCAGTTGCCGGACGGGTTCGCCGAAACGGATTCCACCTCGATGCGGCGGACGATGCCGTCGGCGCCCGGCACGGTGGAAACCTGGAAATTGTTGCCGCCGACGCGATGCAACTCCACCGCCGGCATCAGGTCCACGGCAACGGTGTCGCGGCCGATGCTGACCGGCTCGAGCGCCCGGGCGACGCCCATGACGGCCAGAAGCGCAAGCACGGTGGCAAAGAGCCGCAGAGCAACGGATTGAAAGAAGCGACCGGTGATCACAACGAAGGCTCTCGGTGGCTCACTTGCGTCATCTCCAATCCCTGTGCGGCGGCTTGCTGCCGCACGGCCGAACGGCACACGGCACTCAACGGCGGTCGGCATCGCGACCCATGCGCCGCGAACGCGACCAATCTTCGGCAAGGAGGGAGTAAAGATTATGGTCTTCCCATTCGCCAGCAATCTTCAGGTATTTTCTCAAATAGCCCTCTTGCCGAAAACCTGCCCTTTCGAGCAGCCGGCTCGATCTTTCGTTCGATGGCAGGCACGCGGCTTCCAGCCGATGCAGGCCCTCGACATCGAATGCGTAAATGCTCACCAGACGCACGGCGGCGGACATATGGCCGCGCCCGGCGTAGCGCTCCCCCATCCAGTATCCGAGCGTGCCCGACTGGGCAACGCCTCGCCGGATGAGGCCGAGGGAAAGTCCACCGTAGAGCGTGGCGCCACCATCCCCGAAGACGAAGAAATTATAGGCCGTGCGCTCCCGCGCCTCGCCTCGATAGCGAGACAGCCGCTCGCGATAGGCATTGCGGCTCAGCTCATCGTCGCTCCAGGCCGGTTCCCAGGGCGCCAGAAAGCCCTGGCTTTCCTCTCTCAGCTCTGCCCAGGCCGCATAGTCGCGGATTTCGGGAAGGCGCAGCACGAGGCCGTCACCCTCCAGCCGAGGGGCCGTGACACGGGAAAGCCAGTCGAGAAACGCCATAACCGACCCGCTTCAGCTCCTTGCGCTCGATGCCCTGCCTGGTTCAGGTGCCGGTAGCGGCGCGCCGTCAGCGCGCCGAAACCCGCCGGGGCACTTCGCCCCCGGGGGTGCCCAGCCGCTCGCTCAGCGCCTCTATCGTCGGCAGGTGCCCGACCGGCCCGATTGCCGCCAGCGTGGGCCGGGATCCAAGGAAGGTGCGCCCCGCCAGGTCGGCCAGGCGCTCCGCGGAGATGGCCGCCAGCCTGTCGAGAAGCTCGGTATTGTCGATTGGCGCGCCCTTGAACATGAGCTGCCGTGCGATCTGGGCCGCCCGCGAGGCAGGGCTTTCCTGGCTCATGAGAAGGCTGGACCGCATCTGCGCGCGAGCCCGGTTCACTTCCTTTTCGGTGATGCCGGAAGCGGCGCGCATCAGCTCGTCGATAATGACGGGCGCCAGCTCGGCCAGTTCCTCCTCGCCGGTCGCGGCGTGGACGCCGAAGATGCCGCTATCGGAAAAGCTCCAATGGAAGGCCGATACGGCATAGCACAGGCCGCGGCTTTCGCGGATCTCCTGGAACAGCCGCGAGGACATGCCGCCACCGAGGATGATCGACAGCACCTGCGAGGCATAGAAGTCGCGGGCGTAATAGGGGCGGCCCTCGAAGCCCAGCACGATCTGGGCGTCGGCAAGATCGCGCGCTTCGCGGAAATCGCCTCCGGTATAGGTTGCCGGGGCGCCGGCCGCGGTGTCCGGCGTTCCGGCGGGCAGCGCGCCGAAGGCGGCGGATATCCGGTCGACCATGTCCTGGTGCGAGACGGCTCCCGCGGCCGAGACGACGATCCGGTCGGGCGTGTAGTTGCGGCGCAGATAGGCGCGAAGGTCGTTCCGGGAGAAGCCGGTGACGCTGGCGCGCGTGCCGAGGATGGGGCGGCCCACGATCTGCCCGGCAAAGGCGGCGGACTGGAAGTGGTCGAAGACGATGTCGTCCGGCGTGTCCTCCGCCGCTCCCAGCTCCTGGAGGATGACGTGTTTCTCACGAGAGAGTTCGTCTTCGTCGAAGCGGGAATCGAGCAGGATGTCGCACAGTATATCGACTGCCAGAGGCACGTCCTCGCGCATGACGCGCGCATAATAGGCGGTCGTCTCGACGCTGGTGGAAGCGTTGATTTCGCCGCCGACGTCTTCGATCTCCTCAGCGATCTGGCGTGCGCTGCGCCGCCCCGTGCCTTTGAAGGCCATGTGCTCGAGCAGATGGGCGATGCCATGCTCGTTCTCGCGTTCGTCGCGCGCGCCGGCCTTGACCCAAATGCCCAGCGCCGCGCTTTCCAGCTTGGGCATGTGGTCTGTCGCGATGGTCAGCCCGTTCGACAGGCGGGTGATTTCCACGGTCGGGCGGCTCATGCTGCGGCCCCGGTCATGGCGGCGCGGCTGTGCCCGGCGATGAATGCCTTGATGGCGGCTGCGTCGTTGCCGAGAACCGTGAACACTTCGGACCTCTCCATCAGGTCTGCATGGGTTGGCGGCAGGGCCGGGCGGATGCCGCAGGCGGCTTCCACCGCATCGGGGAATTTGGCGGGATGTGCGGTGCCCAGGACAATCATGACGCCGTCATGCGGGGCGGACGCGGCGACGCAGACGGCAACCGCCGTATGCGGGTCGAGAAGATAGGCGCGCGTGTCGTTGATGGTGCGGATCGTTTCCGCCGTCGCCGCCTCGTCGGCGCGTCCGGCGTCGAATTCGGCGCGGATCGCCGCAAGAACGTCGTCCGGCAGGGTGAAGCGCCCGGATTGCGACAGGCTCTGCATCAGCCGTGTGACGAGGGCCGCGTCGCGGCCGCTGGCCTCGAACAGCAGCCTTTCGAAGTTGGAGGACACCTGGATGTCCATCGACGGCGACGTCGTCGGGTGGACGCCCTGCGTCTCGTAGACGCCATCGGCCAGCGTGCGTGCGAGGATGTCGTTGGCATTGGTGGCGATGACCAGCCGGTCGATGGGCAGGCCCATGCGCTTTGCGGCGTATCCGGCGAAGATGTCGCCGAAATTGCCCGTCGGCACGGTGAAGGAGATCTTGCGGCCGGGGGCGCCGAGGCTGGCCGCTGCCGTGAAGTAGTAGACGATCTGGGCCATGATGCGTGCCCAGTTGATGGAATTGACGCCCGACAAGGCCGTATCGCGGCGGAATGCGGCATCGTTGAACATCGCCTTCACCAGGGCCTGACAGTCGTCGAAGGTGCCCTCGATGGCCAGGGCATGCACATTGGCCGCGCCATGCCCCGTCATCTGCCGCTGCTGCACGGGGGAAACGCGCCCCTTGGGAAACAGGATGAAGATGTCGGTCCGGGCCGACTGTGCGAAGGCGGCGATGGCCGCCCCGCCGGTATCGCCTGAGGTGGCGCCCACGATGGTTGCGCGCTGGCCGCGCTCGGCCAGGACATGGTCCATCAGGCGGGCCAGGAGCTGCATCGCCACGTCCTTGAACGCGAGCGTCGGCCCGTGGAACAGCTCCAGCACGTAGGTGTCGGCGTCGGTCTGGACGAGAGGCGCAACCGCCGGATGGCGGAACGTGGCATAGGCCTCGTCGACCATGCGGCGCAGATCCGCATCGGCGATCTCGCCGCCGACATAGGGCTTCAGCACCGCGAAGGCGACGTCGGCATAGGGTTTTCCGGCGAAGCCCTCGACGGTGGCGGCGGAAACGGTGGGCCAGGTTTCAGGCACGTACAGGCCGCCGTCGCTGGCCAACCCGGCCAGGAGGACATCTGCGAAACCGAGGCGAGGGGCCTGCCCCCGCGAACTGACGTATCTCACGATAACTCCCATCCTGCATTCCGGCGCCGGCGGGCCGACGCCGCACGCATTCGCGCGAAGAGAACTCCTCTAACACGAATGAGAGGGCCTGTTCCAACCCCGCTCACTTGAATTGCGGGCCGGTGACGTGGAATCGATGCTGTCTATGACGGCGCGGAAGCGAATCGCGACGCGGCGCGGAAAAGCGTGGAGAAACGGCATGTCGGCATTTACCGGAAAAATCGCGCTGGCGGCTGTCGGCCTTGCGGCCGTGCTGGCCGGCTGCACGACGCAGGGGCAGGGCAGCGGACCGCAGAGCGCGCCGATGGCCGCCGCCGATCCGCGCGACTGTCCGCGCATCGAGGTGCCGGAAGCGCGGGCGGTCATGCGAAAGGGCACCGCGCCGGCCTACGAGTATGTCGTCTCGGTATCGGAGGTGACGCGCTCCTGCCGCATCGAGGGCGGGCAGGTTTATATGGATGTCGGGGTGGCCGGGCGCATCGTGCCGGGGGCCGCGGCCCGTGCCGGCCAGATCACGGTGCCGATGCGGGTCACGGTCGGCAACGCCAGCGGCGAGATCTATTCCAAGACCGGCCGTGTCGCCGCCAGCGTGGTGCCCGGCGGCCCGACGCAATTCACCTATGTCGACCGCGGCATCGTCGTGCCCGAAGGCGGCCGGCTGCTGGTGCAGGCCGGCCTGGACCAGTAGTCACCCACGCGGGAGCGCTCAGACGCGCTCCCAGTCGGCGAAGGCCTCGACGATGGCGGGGAAGTCGGACAGGCGGCTGATGACCGTCTCCGCCCCCGCCTCGGTGAGGGAGTCCGCATGGCCGCGATGCGAATGCTTGCCGCCGGTGAAACCGACGACGCGGCATCCGGCCGCGACGGCGGCCGCCACCCCGTGGACCGAGTCCTCCAGCACGATGGCCTCTTCCGGGGCGACGCCGAACTCTTTGCAGGCATACAGGAAGACGTCCGGTGCGGGCTTGCCCCGCTTGGTTCCGACCTCGCGCGAGGGGAAGACATAGGGGCGGAAGCGGTCCCACAGGCCGGCCGGCTTCAGCATGAGTTGCAGCCGGTTCATCATCGAGTTGGAACAGATGCAGCGGGGCAGGTCGAGCTTGTCGAGCATGTCGTGGACGCCCTGTATCGTGGCGACCTTCGCAAGCCGGACGTCGCTTTCACGTTCGACATCCGCCACGAAGCGATCCGGGAAGTGTACCCCCGTCTCTTCCGTCAGGATCTCGGTGATACGCGTCAGGGTCAGGCCGGCAAATCGCTCGGAAATCTCCTCCGGTGAAAACTCCAGGCCAAGCTCGGCCAGCTTCTCGGATTCGATCTGTGCGGCGACGATCTCTGAATCGACGAGGACGCCGTCGCAGTCGAAGATGATGAGCGAAAGTGCCATCCCGTTGAAAACTCCTGTCAATGAGCATGCGATCGAACGCGTCGCAGACGCATTCATAAAGATTCGAGCGGGCACTTCATGGATTGTTTACCCCGTTCGATAACCATGACCCCGGTTTTGTTTTGCGTTGAACCCGTGGGTGTCCCGATGTCGAATGCGCGTCCTGCGTCGAAAGTGCAACCTGTTTCCACACATCTGGAATGGCGCGACACCATCATCAAGGGCGACTGCATCTCGCGCCTCGAGGCGCTGCCCGAGAAATCGGTGGACGCCATCTTTGCCGATCCGCCCTACAACCTGCAGCTGGGCGGAGACCTGACCCGGCCCGACCAGTCCAAGGTGGACGCGGTCGACGATGCGTGGGACCAGTTCGAAAGCTTCTCGGCTTACGATTCCTTCACGCGCGCATGGCTTCTGGCCGCGCGCCGGGTGTTGAAGCCCAATGGCACGATCTGGGTGATCGGCTCGTACCACAACATCTTCCGGGTCGGCGCGATCATGCAGGACCTGGGGTTCTGGATGCTCAACGACATCGTATGGCGCAAGGCCAACCCGATGCCGAACTTTCGCGGACGCCGCTTCCAGAACGCGCACGAGACGATGATCTGGGCGTCACGCGACCGGGAGGCCAAGGGCTACACATTCAACTACGAAGCGATGAAGGCCGCCAATGACGATCTTCAGATGCGCTCGGACTGGCATTTTCCGATCTGCTCCGGTTCGGAGCGCCTGAAGGGAGAGGACGGCCGCAAGGTGCATCCGACGCAGAAGCCCGAGGCGCTGCTGGCGCGCGTGATCCTGTCGTCGACGCGGCCGGGAGATACGATCCTGGATCCGTTCTTCGGCACCGGCACCACCGGCGCCGTGGCCAAGCGCCTCGGCCGCCACTTCGTGGGCATCGAGCGCGAGGACAGCTACATCGAGGCGGCGCGCGCGCGCATCGACGCGGTGGAACCGCTGGACAGCCTGTCCATCCGCATCACCGCCGGCAAGCGCGCCGAGCCGCGCATTCCCTTCACGACGCTGATCGAGGCCGGGCTCCTGGCACCCGGAACGGAGCTGACGGACGCGCGCGGGCGCTACAGCGCGCTGGTGCGTGCCGATGGCACGATCGCCAGCGGCACCCATGCCGCGTCCATCCATCGAATGGGCGCCCATGTACAGGGCGTCGAGGCCTGCAATGGCTGGACCTTCTGGCATGTGCGGGAAGGCGGCGAGTTGCGGCCGATCGACGAACTGCGCAAGGAAGTGCGCGCCCGCATGGGCACTATCTGAGGCGCACGGCAACCATCCTCGGTTTCTTGCGTCCCGGTTCTCCCGTGGCAGAACTCCGCCCCATCGAGGCTTCTCGATGGCGTGGGAGGACGCAACAACATGGACAGCATCGCTTGCCACTGGGACGAAGCGCGGGCCGAAAGGCTGATGGGCGCAACCGTTCTCGTCGGGATCACGCATGACGAGGCGGCGAAGCGCCGGGTGGAGCATTTCGTCGGCACGGTCGTCGGCGTCAGCCGCACGGATGGGATCATCCTGGCGCTTCACGGCAGCCGCGAGGGCGAAACCTGCCGCCTTCCGGCGGATCTGGATGCGTTTCGCGCCGTAGCGAAAGGCGATACGCCGGACGCCGACTACGTGACCGACTGGATCCGAACCACCCGGCGTACCGGCGCCTGAAGCGCAGGTGGGGCCGGGCTCATCGCTTCATGGCCGTCGCTCCGGGTCGAGCGCACATGCGATGCATTTGCGCATGAGGGTCGGCAGTGCACGATCCTCCAGGCCGACGACCGGCTGCCACCACATTCCTTCCGGCGCCGCGGCGCCTGTTTCCGCGTGCCAGACGGAAAGCTTCAGCCGGAAATGGGTGAAGGTATGTTCGACCGTTCCGGCCAGGGTCCAGGCGGCGGCCAACGGCGCGGCCGAGATATCGGTGACGCCGTCGAGGCGCGCCGTCCAACCCGTCATCGGCGGCTCTTCCATGCCGGCGAGAAGGCCGGTCGAAGGGCGTGTCCGCAGAAGCACGGCTCCGAGGCGGGGGTGTTCCGCCACGAAGGCGGCGCCCGCCCGCAGGGGCTTCTCGGCCTTCGGTGCCTTGACGGGCAGGGTCTCCTGGATGCCGTCTGCACGTGCGGCGCACGGCTCGACCACCGGGCAGATGGTGCAGGCGGGCCGGCGCGGGGTGCAGATCGTGGCGCCCAGATCCATCATGGCCTGCGCGAAGTCGCCCGGCCGGTCCGGTGGCGTCATGGCCTGCATCGCCGTCCGGATAGCCGGCTTGGCCGCCGGAAGCGGTGTCCGGATGCGCTCCAGCCGGCTGACGACGCGCTCCACATTGCCATCCACGACAGCCACCTGTTCGTCATAGGCGATGGCGGCGATGGCGGCGGCGGTATAATCGCCGATGCCCGGCAGGTCCCGCAGGCCGGCGGCGCTACCCGGAAATGCCCCGCCGCGCGCCGAGACGGCCCGCGCGCATGCAAGCAGGTTTCTGGCCCGGGCGTAATAGCCGAGGCCGGCCCACGCCGCCATCACCTCTTCGTCCCGCGCCGCGGCCAGCGCATCGACGGTGGGCCAGCGCGACAGGAAGTCCGCATAGTAGGATTTGACGGCGGCGACCGTGGTCTGCTGCAGCATGATCTCGGACAGCCAGACGCGATACGGATCGGGACGGATGCCAGCGCGCCTGTCGCCGGGGCCGATCCGCCACGGCAGCCGCCGCGCATGCGCGTCGTACCAATCCAGAAGGCGGGGGATGACCGTGCCCGCCATGTCGTGTCGCTGCATCCGACCGCCTCTCGTTCAAGCGAGGGCCTAGGGCAAAACAACCGGCCCCGCAATCACCCGGCACGATGCCTGCGAAAGGGCCGTCGTCTTGACAGGGCACACTCAAGCGTTCATCCGAACGGCTGACTCATCAGCCAAAGTTGCCCGGTTTCGTGCGGATCATTCATTACGTCATCAATCTCGACCGGTCGCAGGACAGGCTTTCTGCGGTTATGGCGGATGCCGCCTCCGCCGGCATCGAACTGGTCCGCGTGCCGGCGGTGGATGGCCGCGCCGCGTCGCAGGAGGAGCGGCTCCGCCTGCTCGACGTGCCGGGTTTCCTGCGGAACCACGGTAAGCGACCGCAACCTGGGGAGTACGGCTGCTACGCCAGCCATCTGCGCGCCTTCGAAGCCTTCCTGGCCAGCGATGCGGATATCGCCGTGATTTTCGAGGACGACGCGGCCCCCGATGCCGGGTTCCAAAAGGTGGTGCAGGATATCGCCTCGGTCGACGACTGGGATCTCGTCAAGCTCGTCAACTACCGCATGCCCCGCCTGAAGGTGGATCGCACCCTGTCCGGCGGTATCCGCATGGGACGGGCGATGTTCGGGCCGACCGGCGGGTCGGCGGCCTACATGCTCAACCGCAGGGCCGCCGAACGCTTGCTGCAAGGCCTGCGCCCCATGACGCTGCCCTACGACGTGGCGATGGAGCGCGGCTGGGCGCACGATATCCGCGTCCGGCATGTCGAGCCGAATGCCGTGGGCCTCAACCCACTGACCAACGAGGGGACCACGATGGAAGGGCAAAGCTACTCGGCCTTTCGGCTGAAGCCATGGCAGAGGCTTCCCACGCTTCGGTTCCGGGCGGGTGATTTCGTGTCGCGTATCCGCGCGGCATTGGCGGGCGGACGGTGAGGGTGCAGAGGTTCCTGCTGCTGCGGCGGCGCACCGACCCGTTGCTTCTGACCGCCGCCATGGCGCTGATCGGCGTCCTGGTTTCCATCGGCAAGGGGCTCTTCGCCCTGCTGGCCGTGGTGGGCGTCGTGCATGCCATCATCCGACCCTCCAGCTGGCGTCTTGCACCGCCGGCATTCACGATCGTCCTGGCGGCCTACGTCGTCTGGTCCATCGGGCTCAGTTTGCTGCGCGGCGAGGGTGTCGACGGCAACAGGCTGCTGTCCTATGCGGCCATCGAGCTGGCCTGCGTGTTCCTGCCGCTTGGCCTGTTTTTCGTGAGGCGTCCTCTGGACGCCATGATCCTCGGCGCCCGTATCGGCGTGGTCGCGCTGCTCATCGCGACGCCGGCCGAGTTCTGGGTGACCGGCACTCGTGTCGGCCTTGGCCGGAACGAGGCGATACTCGGCTTCATCGCCGCGGCTTTCGGCCTGATCGCGCGCCTGCCGATGGAACGCCCGCCGCGAATCCTGCCCAACGGCCGCTGGTGGCTGTACCTGTCCTTCGTGCCGGCGCTGCTGTCGCAGACGCGCGCCACCTGGGGCATCTACCCGATTTTCGGGATCATCGACCTTATCCATGTGTGGCGGCGCGTCGTCGGCGTCGGCGATAAGCGCTCCATGGTGGCGCTGGCGGTGGGGGCCTGCGTTGCCGTGGCGGCGCTGTTGCCGATGTCCGATATCGTGATGCAGCGGGCGGACCAGGCGCTCGTCGAGATCGACCGTTACGAGCAGACCGGCGTCGCGTCGGGCTCGGTCGATGTCCGCATGGCCATGTGGTCCTCCGCGTTCGAGATATGGCGCGAGCATCCGCTGATCGGCATCGGCCATGTCGGCAAGATGGAAACGGTGGCGGATCGAGCCGGGGTGAACGAGGCGCAGGTGGGCCAGTATACGCACCTGCACAACCTCGTGGTGGACGAGGCGCTGAACAGCGGGCTCATCGGCACGATATTGCTTGTCGGCGTCTTCGTCGTATTCATCGCCACGGTGTTCCTGCGATCCCGCAGTACGATGCTGCGCGAAACATCGGTCGTTTTCGTGCTGCTCGTCTTCAGTTATGGTTCCTTCCACGGCGTGCTTCTGAACGAATGGATGGTGACCGTGATCTTCGGCTACATGAGCGTCACCCTGACCGATCTTCGCCGCAAGCAACTCGGCGCCCGTCTTCGGCTGAAGACCGGGCAGGCGTGACATGGCCGCCGGGCCGACGCGTCGGACATGGGCCAGGCAGGTGGGCGAACTGACCGCCGCACTGGTGGAGCCCGTTCTGGCGCGCAAGGCCGGCATGAGCCTCGGGCTGCTGTCGGCATGGCCCGAGATCGTCGGACCGCGGCTGGCCGGGGTGACGCGGCCGGAGCGCCTGCAATGGCCGCCGCAGCGATACGAGGACGAACCCTTTCGGCCGGCCACCCTGATCGTCGCGTGCGAAGGGGCAGACGTACTGCGCCTCCAGCACGAGAGCGGCGAACTCGTGCAGCGGCTGAACGCCTTCTTCGGATATCATGCGGTCGGATCGCTGCGCATCGTCCAGCGCGCGGTCGCGGTGACGCCTCCCGACAGGAAGCCCGCCTGGCGTGCGCCAGACAGCGTCCAGCAGAAGCGGATCGAGGAGGCGGTGTCGCGGATCGAAAGCGACCGTCTTCGCAAGGCGCTGGAGCGCTACGGCGCATGCGTCATGGGCCGCAACAATGGCCGCCAGGACCCCTGACCCGGGTCCATCGCCGCTAATGCGCCGCAACGCCCTATTCGTGGCGCAGTTTATCGGATAGCTGGAATGCGAAGGGTGACGACGTCAAAGGAAGAGATCATGTCGTTTTCGAACAAGTCCAGGCAGAGGCTTTCCGCCATGCTTCTGGCCGGCGCGGTGTTGATGGCGGGCGCACCCGCCTATACCGGCGCTGCGATCGCGCAGGAAACGGCGGCGCCGCAGCCCCAGGGCACGGTGGATGCGGAAGCCCTGATGCGGCCGGGCGAGCTGCCGGACATCGTGATCGGCAATCCGGACGCGCCCGTCA
This genomic window from Aureimonas sp. OT7 contains:
- a CDS encoding glycosyltransferase family 25 protein is translated as MRIIHYVINLDRSQDRLSAVMADAASAGIELVRVPAVDGRAASQEERLRLLDVPGFLRNHGKRPQPGEYGCYASHLRAFEAFLASDADIAVIFEDDAAPDAGFQKVVQDIASVDDWDLVKLVNYRMPRLKVDRTLSGGIRMGRAMFGPTGGSAAYMLNRRAAERLLQGLRPMTLPYDVAMERGWAHDIRVRHVEPNAVGLNPLTNEGTTMEGQSYSAFRLKPWQRLPTLRFRAGDFVSRIRAALAGGR
- a CDS encoding O-antigen ligase family protein, which codes for MQRFLLLRRRTDPLLLTAAMALIGVLVSIGKGLFALLAVVGVVHAIIRPSSWRLAPPAFTIVLAAYVVWSIGLSLLRGEGVDGNRLLSYAAIELACVFLPLGLFFVRRPLDAMILGARIGVVALLIATPAEFWVTGTRVGLGRNEAILGFIAAAFGLIARLPMERPPRILPNGRWWLYLSFVPALLSQTRATWGIYPIFGIIDLIHVWRRVVGVGDKRSMVALAVGACVAVAALLPMSDIVMQRADQALVEIDRYEQTGVASGSVDVRMAMWSSAFEIWREHPLIGIGHVGKMETVADRAGVNEAQVGQYTHLHNLVVDEALNSGLIGTILLVGVFVVFIATVFLRSRSTMLRETSVVFVLLVFSYGSFHGVLLNEWMVTVIFGYMSVTLTDLRRKQLGARLRLKTGQA
- a CDS encoding DciA family protein, with amino-acid sequence MAAGPTRRTWARQVGELTAALVEPVLARKAGMSLGLLSAWPEIVGPRLAGVTRPERLQWPPQRYEDEPFRPATLIVACEGADVLRLQHESGELVQRLNAFFGYHAVGSLRIVQRAVAVTPPDRKPAWRAPDSVQQKRIEEAVSRIESDRLRKALERYGACVMGRNNGRQDP
- a CDS encoding A/G-specific adenine glycosylase; this encodes MQRHDMAGTVIPRLLDWYDAHARRLPWRIGPGDRRAGIRPDPYRVWLSEIMLQQTTVAAVKSYYADFLSRWPTVDALAAARDEEVMAAWAGLGYYARARNLLACARAVSARGGAFPGSAAGLRDLPGIGDYTAAAIAAIAYDEQVAVVDGNVERVVSRLERIRTPLPAAKPAIRTAMQAMTPPDRPGDFAQAMMDLGATICTPRRPACTICPVVEPCAARADGIQETLPVKAPKAEKPLRAGAAFVAEHPRLGAVLLRTRPSTGLLAGMEEPPMTGWTARLDGVTDISAAPLAAAWTLAGTVEHTFTHFRLKLSVWHAETGAAAPEGMWWQPVVGLEDRALPTLMRKCIACALDPERRP